In Apus apus isolate bApuApu2 chromosome 5, bApuApu2.pri.cur, whole genome shotgun sequence, the following are encoded in one genomic region:
- the CTR9 gene encoding RNA polymerase-associated protein CTR9 homolog, with protein sequence MSRGSIEIPLRDTDEVIELDFDQLPEGDEVISILKQEHTQLHIWIALALEYYKQGKTEDFVKLLEAARIDGNLDYRDHEKDQMTCLDTLAAYYVQQARKEKNKDNKKELITQATLLYTMADKIIMYDQNHLLGRACFCLLEGDKMDQADAQFHFVLNQSPNNIPALLGKACISFNKKDYRGALAYYKKALRTNPGCPAEVRLGMGHCFVKLNKLEKARLAFSRALELNSKCVGALVGLAVLELNNKEADSIKNGVQLLSRAYTIDPSNPMVLNHLANHFFFKKDYGKVQHLALHAFHNTEVEAMQAESCYQLARSFHVQEDYDQAFQYYYQATQFASSSFVLPFFGLGQMYIYRGDKENASQCFEKVLKAYPNNYETMKILGSLYAASEDQEKRDIAKGHLKKVTEQYPDDVEAWIELAQILEQTDIQGALSAYGTATRILQEKVQADVPPEILNNVGALHFRLGNLGEAKKYFLASLDRAKAEAEHDEHYYNAISVTTSYNLARLYEAMCEFHEAEKLYKNILREHPNYVDCYLRLGAMARDKGNFYEASDWFKEALQINQDHPDAWSLIGNLHLAKQEWGPGQKKFERILKQPSTQNDTYSMLALGNVWLQTLHQPTRDREKEKRHQDRALAIYKQVLRNDPKNLYAANGIGAVLAHKGYFREARDVFAQVREATADISDVWLNLAHIYVEQKQYISAVQMYENCLRKFYKHQNTEVLLYLARALFKCGKLQECKQTLLKARHVAPSDTVLMFNVALVLQRLATSVLKDEKSNLKEVLNAVKELELAHRYFSYLSKVGDKMRFDLALAATEARQCSDLLSQAQYHVARARKQDEEERELRAKQEQEKELLRQKLLKEQEEKRLREKEEQKKLLEQRAQYVEKTKNILMFTGEVEGSKEKKRGGGGGRRSKKGAGEFDEFVNDDSDEDLPMSRKKKKRKGSGSEPDGEEEEGERKKKKRRRPQKADEGSDDEEHENGPRPKKRRPPKVEKKKAPKPERLPPSMKGKIKSKAIISSSDDSSDEDKLKIADDGHARNSNSDSDDGERQHSKRIVSDSDSDNRNKSGSEAGSPRRSNVHPSEEDSDSDGSARKRRRSDSEQSENESVQSGRSRSGGSENESRPASRSAESDRDSERASDNEGSGRGSGNESEPEGSNDEGSEGGSDDSD encoded by the exons ATGTCGCGGGGGTCTATTGAGATCCCTCTCCGGGACACCGATGAG GTTATTGAGCTTGACTTTGATCAGTTACCTGAGGGTGATGAAGTTATAAGTATACTGAAACAGGAACACACTCAGCTGCACATATGGATTGCCTTAGCG TTGGAGTActacaaacaaggaaaaacagaagacttTGTGAAGCTGTTGGAAGCTGCACGCATAGATGGTAACTTGGACTATAGAGACCATGAAAAAGATCAGATGACATGTCTGGATACTCTGGCAGCATACTATGTACAGCAGGCTCGAAAGGAGAAGAACAAAGACAACAAGAAGGAGCTCATTACACAAGCTACGTTGTTATATACTATGGCTGACAAAATTATCATGTATGATCAG AATCACTTGTTGGGAAGAGCCTGCTTTTGTCTGCTTGAAGGTGATAAGATGGACCAAGCTGATGCACAATTCCACTTTGTGCTCAACCAGTCTCCAAATAATATTCCTGCCCTTCTTG GTAAAGCATGCATTTCTTTCAACAAGAAAGATTATAGAGGAGCCCTTGCCTACTACAAGAAAGCATTGCGTACCAATCCAGGTTGTCCAG CTGAGGTTCGACTGGGTATGGGCCACTGCTTCGTGAAACTGAACAAGCTGGAAAAAGCTCGCTTAGCTTTCAGCCGGGCTCTGGAGCTGAATTCAAAATGTGTAGGGGCTTTGGTTGGACTGGCTGTTCTGGAACTCAATAATAAAGAG GCCGATTCCATCAAGAATGGCGTTCAGCTTCTCTCTAGGGCTTACACGATTGATCCCAGTAATCCCATGGTGTTGAATCATTTGGCTAATCACTTCTTCTTCAAGAAG GACTATGGTAAAGTGCAACACTTGGCTCTTCATGCTTTCCATAATACAGAAGTTGAAGCAATGCAGGCAGAGAGTTGTTACCAGCTGGCTAGGTCCTTTCATGTACAG GAAGATTATGATCAAGCTTTCCAGTATTATTACCAGGCCACTCAGTTTGCCTCATCTTCTTTTGTACTTCCATTTTTTGGATTGGGTCAAATGTACATTTATCGAGGGGACAAAGAGAATGCATCACAATGCTTTGAAAAAGTTTTGAAAGCCTATCCTAACAATTATGAGACTATGAAAATCCTTGGCTCTCTTTATGCCGCCTCAGAAGACCAGGAGAAACGGGATATTGCAAAG GGACATCTGAAGAAAGTCACAGAACAATATCCTGATGATGTAGAGGCATGGATTGAGCTAGCCCAAATTTTAGAACAGACTGATATACAG GGTGCACTGTCAGCCTATGGAACAGCCACACGCATTCTGCAAGAGAAGGTACAGGCTGATGTCCCACCAGAGATTTTGAATAATGTGGGTGCTCTGCACTTCAGGCTGGGAAACCTAGGAGAAGCAAAG aaatattttttggcaTCGCTGGATCgtgcaaaagcagaagctgaacaTGATGAGCATTATTACAATGCTATTTCTGTAACAACATCCTATAACCTTGCCAGACTGTACGAGGCAATGTGTGAATTTcatgaagcagaaaagctgtaTAAGAACATTTTAAGAGAACATCCTAATTACGTTGATT gCTACTTGCGCTTGGGAGCTATGGCAAGGGATAAAGGAAACTTTTATGAGGCTTCTGATTGGTTTAAAGAAGCACTTCAGATAAATCAG GACCATCCGGATGCTTGGTCTCTGATTGGCAATCTTCACTTGGCTAAACAAGAGTGGGGTCCAGGACAGAAGAAATTTGAAAGAATATTGAAACAGCCCTCTACACAAAATGATACTTATTCCATGCTGGCTCTTGGCAACGTCTGGCTGCAGACTCTACATCAACCCacaagagacagagaaaag GAGAAGCGTCATCAAGACCGTGCATTAGCGATCTACAAGCAAGTACTTAGAAATGATCCAAAGAACTTGTATGCTGCTAATGGCATAG GAGCTGTGTTGGCACATAAAGGATATTTCCGTGAAGCTCGTGATGTTTTTGCCCAAGTGAGAGAGGCAACAGCTGACATCAGTGATGTGTGGCTGAATTTGGCACATATCTACGTAGAACAGAAACAGTACATCAGTGCTGTGCAGATG taTGAAAACTGCCTCAGAAAGTTTTATAAGCATCAAAATACTGAAGTATTGTTGTATTTGGCCCGGGCACTCTTCAAATGTGGCAAATTACAAGAATGCAAACAAACGTTGTTAAAG GCCAGGCATGTAGCACCAAGTGATACAGTCCTTATGTTTAATGTAGCCTTAGTGCTACAAAGACTAGCTACCTCTGtcctgaaagatgaaaaaagcaaTCTAAAGGAGGTGCTTAATGCTGTGAAAGAACTGGAGCTAGCCCACAG gtaCTTCAGTTACTTGAGTAAAGTGGGAGATAAGATGAGATTTGACTTGGCACTTGCTGCTACAGAGGCCAG GCAGTGCTCAGACTTACTGAGTCAGGCCCAGTACCACGTGGCTCGGGCACGCAAGCAGGATGAAGAGGAGAGGGAGCTGCGTGCAAAGCAAGAGCAAGAAAAGGAGCTGCTTCGCCAAAAGCTACTGAAAGAACAG gAAGAGAAGCGcctaagagaaaaagaagaacagaagaaactTCTGGAACAAAGAGCTCAATATGTGGAGAAAACCAAGAATATTCTGATGTTCACTGGTGAAGTAGAAGggtcaaaggagaaaaaacgTGGTGGCGGTGGAGGCAGG CGTTCCAAAAAAGGAGCAGGGGAATTTGATGAGTTTGTCAATGATGACAGCGATGAAGATCTGCCCATgtctagaaagaaaaagaagaggaagggcAGTGGTAGTGAACCAgatggggaagaagaggagggtgagagaaagaagaagaagaggaggag acCCCAGAAGGCAGATGAGGGAAGTGATGATGAAGAGCATGAAAATGGTCCTAGACCTAAAAAACGACGTCCACCCAAAGTAGAGAAAAAGAAGGCT CCCAAACCAGAACGTCTGCCTCCTTCAATGAAAGGAAAGATCAAATCAAAAGCCATCATTTCATCAAGTGATGATTCTTCTGATGAGGATAAACTCAAAATTGCTGATGATGG aCATGCTAGGAATAGCAACAGTGATTCAGATGATGGAGAACGGCAGCACAGTAAACGCATTGTCTCTGATAGCGATTCTGATAACAGAAACAAGTCTGGTAGTGAGGCAGGTAGTCCAAGGAGGTCCAATGTCCACCCATCTGAGGAAGATTCTGACAGTGACGGGTCGGCTAGGAAAAGGAGACGGTCAGATTCGGAGCAGTCTGAGAACGAGTCCGTGCAGTCTGGCAGAAGTCGTTCCGGTGGGTCGGAAAACGAATCTCGCCCGGCTTCTCGCAGTGCTGAGTCAGACAGAGATTCAGAGAGAGCATCTGACAACGAGGGCTCTGGCAGAGGATCTGGTAATGAATCTGAACCAGAAGGATCCAACGATGAGGGGTCTGAAGGTGGTTCAGATGACAGTGATTAG